In Nicotiana tabacum cultivar K326 chromosome 2, ASM71507v2, whole genome shotgun sequence, the following proteins share a genomic window:
- the LOC107766651 gene encoding uncharacterized protein LOC107766651, which translates to MESILARALEYTLKYWLKSFSRDQFKLQGRTAQLSNLDINGDALHASAGLPPALNVTTAKVGKLEIILPSVSNVQIEPIVVQIDRLDLVLEERDDIDTSRSSSSAASSGSSSKGSGYGFADKIADGMTLQVHTVNLLLETHGGARRRGGASWASPMASITIRNLLLYTTNENWEVVNLKEARDFSSGKEFIYVFKKLEWEHLSIDLLPHPDMFADAHFASSQGGRNKRDEDGAKRVFFGGERFIEGISGEANITIQRTELNSPLGLEVQLHITEAVCPALSEPGLRALLRFLTGLYACINRGDVNPNQQHSTEAAGRSLVSIVVDHIFLRVKDIEFQLELLMQSLIFSRGSISGGESAKCLTRLMIGGVFLRDTFSRPPCTLVQPSELADSDDVLLIPDFGKDFCPPIYPLGDQQGNFSAGVPLISLHSLQLKPSPSPPILASTTVINCQPLMLHLQEESCLRICSFLADGIVVNPGVVLSDFSINSLTFNLKGIDITVPLDTGTPNHTVSGENNTCQSLFGGARLHIEDFVLSESPALKLGLLHLEKDPACFCLWEDQPIDGSQKKLSAGASVISLSLQTCNDATGLQNSLTLSSNLWRCVELKGACLEIAMVTADGSPLTNVPPPGGIVRMGVACQQYFSNTSVEQLFFVLDFYTYFGRISEKMAVVGRINSHEEVSQKSSGGSLGEKVPGDTAVSLAVNDLRLRFLESSSTDISGMPLVQFIGKELSVNVTHRTLGGAIAISSSLLWESVEVDCADTLSSLPCENGLAWTSNQNGQLMGNGCQLRSVFWVQNRKINQSNGNFVLVPFLDIKMVQVIPYKTQDMECHSLNVSACIAGVRLGGGMNYTEALLHRFGILGPDGGPGEGLTKGLEHLSAGPLSKLLKATPPTINELEDDGKDTGRLQLETPDDVDISIEFKDWLFALEGAQEAAEKWWFCDHEDSISEERCWHTTFHNICVKASSSKHVTDGSRKLSGKKRYPLELITVGVEGLQILKPRSRQSILRDVSPEGPIKETAETFGGMNIEVDIVNAEDNIDDGMGKWIVEKLKFSVKQPIEAVVTKAELQYLAFLCKSEVDSMGRIAAGILRVLKLEGSIGPGAIRQLSNLGTESFDRIFTPEKLSRDSSSSSIGLSPSSNLTGGSRNSCIESTVASLEEIMKESQTKCAALSVELGSSASSVDDFKELGQKLENMQKLLMRLRTQV; encoded by the exons ATGGAGTCAATTCTGGCTCGAGCTTTGGAGTACACATTGAAGTACTGGCTAAAGTCATTTAGCCGAGATCAGTTCAAATTGCAGGGCCGTACGGCCCAACTTTCCAATTTAG ATATAAATGGAGATGCTTTGCATGCGAGCGCGGGATTACCACCGGCACTGAATGTTACAACCGCAAAAGTCGGAAAATTGGAGATCATA CTTCCATCAGTAAGCAATGTGCAAATAGAGCCAATAGTCGTGCAAATTGATAGGCTCGACTTAGTTCTCGAAGAAAGAGATGATATTGATACATCTAGGAGCTCTAGCAG TGCGGCATCATCTGGTAGCTCCTCGAAGGGCAGTGGATATGGATTTGCTGACAAG ATTGCAGATGGCATGACATTACAAGTGCATACTGTTAATCTTCTACTTGAAACTCATGGAGGTGCTCGACGCCGGGGAGGAGCAAGCTG GGCATCACCTATGGCTTCAATCACTATACGTAATCTTCTTCTGTATACTACAAATGAGAACTGGGAG GTTGTAAATCTGAAGGAAGCAAGGGATTTCTCTAGTGGCAAGGAGTTCATATATGTGTTCAAA AAGCTTGAATGGGAACATCTATCTATTGACCTGTTACCTCATCCCGATATGTTCGCGGATGCACATTTTGCGAGCTCTCAAGGAGGACGTAACAAGAGGGATGAAGATGGAGCAAAGCGAGTATTTTTTGGCGGGGAGAGATTCATTGAAGGAATATCTGGAGAGGCTAAT ATTACGATTCAGAGGACTGAACTAAATAGTCCACTAGGGCTTGAAGTTCAACTGCATATCACAGAAGCTGTTTGTCCAGCTCTAAGTGAGCCAG GATTACGAGCCCTTCTTCGCTTCTTGACGGGATTGTATGCATGTATTAACAGAGGAGATGTCAATCCAAATCAGCAA CATTCTACAGAAGCAGCAGGGCGGTCTTTGGTCTCCATTGTTGTGGATCACATTTTTCTGCGTGTAAAGGACATAG AATTCCAGCTTGAACTGTTGATGCAGTCTTTAATCTTTTCTCGG GGAAGTATCTCAGGTGGAGAAAGTGCAAAATGCTTGACTCGTCTTATGATAGGGGGAGTCTTTTTAAG GGATACATTTTCACGCCCTCCATGCACCTTGGTGCAGCCATCAGAGCTGGCGGATTCTGATGATGTTTTGCTCATTCCGGACTTTG GTAAAGATTTTTGTCCTCCCATATATCCTCTAGGGGACCAGCAGGGGAACTTCAGTGCTGGGGTCCCCCTGATATCTCTCCATTCTCTTCAGCTCAAGCCTTCACCATCTCCACCAATTCTTGCTTCTACCACAGTTATCAATTGTCAGCCCCTTATG CTTCATCTTCAGGAAGAATCATGTTTGAGGATATGTTCCTTTTTAGCAGATGGAATTGTAGTGAATCCTGGAGTAGTTCTATCAGATTTCTCTATTAACTCCCTTACATTCAATCTTAAGGGGATAGATATTACTGTCCCATTAGACACGGGAACACCAAATCATACTGTTTCAGGTGAAAATAACACTTGTCAGAGTTTGTTTGGTGGGGCAAGACTTCATATTGAAGATTTCGTCCTTTCTGAGTCACCTGCTCTTAAGCTTGGGCTACTACACCTCGAGAAGGATCCGGCATGCTTCTGTCTATGGGAAGATCAaccaattgatggtagccagaagAAATTGAGTGCTGGTGCTTCAGTCATTAGTTTATCTCTACAAACATGTAATGATGCAACTGGACTCCAAAATTCTCTTACATTATCTTCAAATTTATGGAGATGTGTTGAGCTGAAAGGTGCTTGCCTTGAAATAGCTATGGTTACTGCAGATGGAAGCCCTTTAACAAATGTCCCACCCCCTGGAGGAATTGTCAGAATGGGAGTTGCCTGTCAGCAGTACTTCTCCAACACTTCGGTTGAGCAATTATTTTTTGTCCTagatttttacacatattttgGGAGGATAAGTGAAAAGATGGCAGTAGTTGGGAGGATCAATTCGCACGAGGAAGTAAGTCAAAAATCTTCAGGTGGATCATTAGGTGAAAAAGTTCCGGGTGATACTGCTGTAAGTTTAGCAGTGAATGATCTGCGTCTAAGATTTTTGGAGTCTTCTTCCACTGACATTTCAGGAATGCCTTTGGTTCAATTTATAGGCAAAGAGCTGTCCGTCAATGTTACTCATAGAACCTTGGGTGGTGCTATAGCCATTTCATCAAGTTTGCTTTGGGAAAGTGTTGAAGTTGATTGTGCAGATACTCTGAGTAGCCTGCCATGTGAGAACGGCTTGGCGTGGACTTCAAACCAAAATGGCCAGTTGATGGGGAATGGATGTCAACTTAGATCTGTCTTTTGGGTGCAAAACAGGAAGATCAATCAATCAAATGGTAACTTTGTTTTAGTTCCCTTCTTGGACATAAAAATGGTACAGGTGATTCCATATAAAACACAGGACATGGAGTGTCACAGTCTAAATGTTTCAGCTTGTATTGCTGGTGTCCGCCTTGGGGGAGGAATGAATTACACAGAAGCCTTGCTTCACAGGTTTGGAATTCTTGGGCCAGATGGTGGTCCTGGGGAAGGGCTTACTAAAGGTTTGGAGCATTTGTCTGCTGGGCCTTTGTCTAAACTTTTGAAAGCAACACCTCCTACCATCAATGAGCTTGAAGACG ATGGAAAGGACACTGGAAGATTACAGTTGGAAACACCTGATGATGTGGACATATCAATCGAATTCAAAGATTGGTTATTTGCTCTGGAAGGTGCACAAGAAGCAGCAGAAAAGTGGTGGTTCTGTGATCATGAAGATTCCATCAGCGAAGAGAGGTGTTGGCACACAACTTTCCACAACATTTGTGTCAAAGCAAGCAGCTCTAAGCATGTAACAGATGGCAGCAGAAAATTGTCTGGCAAAAAAAGATACCCCCTCGAGTTGATTACT GTTGGTGTGGAAGGTCTGCAGATCTTAAAACCGCGCTCTCGACAGAGTATCCTGCGAGATGTTAGTCCTGAAGGACCTATTAAAGAGACTGCTGAGACATTTGGCGGTATGAACATCGAAGTAGACATAGTGAATGCCGAAGACAATATTGATGATGGAATGGGAAAGTGGATTGTCGAAAAGTTGAAATTCTCTGTCAAACAGCCG ATTGAGGCAGTGGTGACGAAGGCTGAGCTCCAGTACCTTGCTTTCTTGTGCAAGTCTGAGGTTGACTCTATGGGTCGGATTGCCGCTGGAATCCTGCGGGTACTTAAGTTAGAAGGTTCTATCGGCCCAGGAGCAATCCGTCAACTCAGTAACTTAG GAACTGAAAGCTTCGATAGAATATTTACCCCTGAAAAACTCAGCAGGGATAGTAGCAGCAGTAGTATAGGACTAAGTCCATCGTCAAATTTAACTGGTGGAAGCCGGAACTCATGTATAGAGTCAACAGTAGCTTCTCTTGAAGAGATAATGAAGGAATCACAGACCAAATGTGCTGCTCTAAGTGTTGAACTAGGTAGTTCTGCATCTTCTGTCGATGATTTTAAAGAGCTGGGTCAGAAACTGGAGAATATGCAGAAACTATTGATGCGATTGCGAACTCAAGTTTGA
- the LOC107766652 gene encoding polycomb group protein FERTILIZATION-INDEPENDENT ENDOSPERM-like, translated as MARIPIGCEPVVGSLTPSKKKEYRVTNRLQEGKRPLYAVVFNFIDSRYFNVFATVGGNRVTVYQCLEGGVIAVLQSYIDEDKDESFYTVSWACNIDGSPFIVAGGINGILRVIDAGNEKIHKSFVGHGDSINEIRTQVLKPSLVVSASKDESVRLWNVHTGICILIFAGAGGHRNEVLSVDFHPSDIYRIASCGMDNTVKIWSMKEFWTYVEKSFTWTDLPSKFPTKYVQFPIFIASVHSNYVDCNRWLGDFILSKSVDNEIVLWEPKMKEQSPGEGTVDILQKYPVPECDIWFIKFSCDFHYKAAAIGNREGKIFVWELQTSPPAMIARLSHVQSKSPIRQTAMSFDGSTILSCCEDGTIWRWDVVATS; from the exons ATGGCGAGGATACCCATAGGGTGCGAGCCGGTGGTGGGATCGTTAACGCCGtcaaagaaaaaagagtacagaGTCACTAACAGACTCCAAGAAGGCAAACGTCCGTTATACGCCGTCGTTTTCAACTTCATCGACTCTCGCTACTTCAATGTCTTTGCTACCGTCGGCGGAAATCGA GTGACTGTTTACCAATGTCTGGAAGGTGGTGTTATTGCTGTGCTGCAGTCTtatattgatgaagat AAAGATGAATCCTTTTACACTGTAAGTTGGGCTTGCAATATTGATGGGAGTCCATTCATAGTGGCTGGAGGAATAAATGGAATTCTCCGTGTTATTGATGCTGGCAATGAGAAGATACACAAG AGCTTTGTGGGACATGGAGACTCAATAAATGAAATTAGGACTCAAGTCCTGAAACCATCTCTTGTAGTATCTGCCAGCAAA GATGAATCTGTTCGCTTGTGGAATGTTCATACTGGAATATGCATTTTGATATTTGCTGGTGCTGGGGGTCACCGGAATGAAGTACTCAGTGTG GACTTCCATCCTTCTGACATATATCGTATTGCTAGCTGTGGAATGGATAATACTGTTAAGATCTGGTCAATGAAAG AATTCTGGACATATGTAGAGAAATCGTTTACTTGGACTGATCTTCCTTCCAAGTTTCCCACAAAATATGTACAGTTTCCA ATATTCATCGCATCAGTTCATTCCAACTATGTTGACTGTAACAGATGGCTTGGTGATTTTATCTTGTCCAAG AGTGTTGACAATGAAATTGTATTATGGGAACCAAAGATGAAAGAACAGTCTCCTGGAGAG GGCACAGTTGACATCCTTCAAAAGTATCCTGTCCCAGAGTGTGATATTTGGTTCATCAAGTTTTCATGTGATTTCCACTACAAAGCAGCAGCTATAG GGAATAGGGAAGGCAAGATCTTTGTCTGGGAACTACAAACCAGTCCACCAGCTATGATTGCAAG GTTATCTCATGTTCAATCTAAATCTCCAATTAGACAGACTGCCATGTCTTTTGATGGGAG CACCATACTTAGCTGCTGTGAAGATGGGACTATATGGCGCTGGGATGTGGTAGCAACTTCTTGA